In Nisaea acidiphila, the DNA window CGGCGGTCGTCGAGCTGGTACGCGCGGCGCGCAGCGCGCGGGAGCCATTCGTCGATGTCTCCCAGTTGCTGGTCCTGCCGGGGCTTGGCCGGGCCGAACGCGAGCATCTCAAATCCCGGGTGACGGTCCAGTGCCGGGCCGGTTTCGTCGACAGCGTGCATTCCAAGCCCGACCTAGCTGCAGCGGTGGAGCGGGCGGAGCGTCGATCCGGCAAGGTGCTCGACGGGCGAGGCGGCGGCCGTACCTGGCAACTTTCTGCAGAGCACGAGACCGGGCCGGGCACGCTGGTCGCGCTGGATGCGGTGATCGCGCTCTCCCACGACGTCCGGCGACCCTTTCGCATCCTCGAATGGCGCTCCAGTGAGTAAGGCCGCTTGCCGGGGACATCCGGCCCTGTACCATGGCGCGCGGATAATGGATTTCCGGGGGAGCCCGTGACGGGACTGGGTGCATTCATCGATGCGTGGGGCGACGGTCTCGTCGCCGGCCTGCCGACGCGCCTGCGGTTCCTCGTCGGCCGCTCCGTCACGCTCGTCGATCCGCTTGAAGAAGGTTTTCGGCTGTTCGGTATTCGCGGCGGCAAGGTTCAGCCGCGCGGCAAAGCTACTAGCGAGGATCTCTCGCGTCAGATCGGCCAACTCGGGCGTCCGGTCGCGCTTGCGATGCCGGAAGGGGCGCGGGTGACGGTAACGCTCTCTGTTCCGGCCTCCGCCCGCCGCTCCCTCGGTCCTTTGCTTGACGGGGAGGTCGAGCGCCTGACGCCGTTCAAGCGGAGCGAGGTCCGGCTCGCCTACGATCTTCTGGAAGAGCGAGACGGGAAGTTGCAGATCCGTCTGCATGTCGTTCCGAAGGTCCGGCTGGATCAGGTACGGCAGCAGTTCGAGATAGCGGGCGGTGGGGCGCCCGACCTGCTGGTTGCGGGTACGGAGCAGTTCGATGCGCCGTCCGCCGTCGATTTTTCGGGCGCGCCAGTCGTCGCAAGCCGCGCGAATGCAGCGGCATGGATCGGGCTGCTGTCGGTCCTGCTGCTTGCCGCCATCCTGTCGCCTGCGCCTAAGCCCTATCTCGCGCTGGAAAACGTGACGCGCGAGACGGAGCGCCTGCGTCCCCAGGTCGCGGCTTTGCAGAGCGCGCGTTCGGACTTTCTGGCGCAGCGGGAGCTGGCAGGCCGGTTTCAGGACCTGCTGCGCGCC includes these proteins:
- a CDS encoding PilN domain-containing protein, yielding MTGLGAFIDAWGDGLVAGLPTRLRFLVGRSVTLVDPLEEGFRLFGIRGGKVQPRGKATSEDLSRQIGQLGRPVALAMPEGARVTVTLSVPASARRSLGPLLDGEVERLTPFKRSEVRLAYDLLEERDGKLQIRLHVVPKVRLDQVRQQFEIAGGGAPDLLVAGTEQFDAPSAVDFSGAPVVASRANAAAWIGLLSVLLLAAILSPAPKPYLALENVTRETERLRPQVAALQSARSDFLAQRELAGRFQDLLRASPDVAGLLEQVTVAVPDDAWLTGFVIARDRLTVEGFARDASGLLERIEAVAGLSEARFEAPVTREPGSGRERFRIVARLGVSQ